One Tripterygium wilfordii isolate XIE 37 chromosome 10, ASM1340144v1, whole genome shotgun sequence DNA segment encodes these proteins:
- the LOC120007919 gene encoding probable pectate lyase 5, translated as MAPPLMSLLTLFFASLLLPAPSFISSSPLQDPELVVQEVQESINASRRELGFLSCGTANPIDDCWRCDPDWEKNRKRLAECGIGFGKRAIGGRDGRLYVVTDPSDNDPVNPRPGTLRYGVVRDEPLWIVFAGDMVIKLKQELIMNSFKTIDGRGSNVHIAGGPCITIQYVTNIIIHGINIHDCKRGGNAYVRDSPSHYGWRTVSDGDGVSIFGGSHVWIDHCSLSNCNDGLIDAIHGSTAITISNNYMTHHNKVMLLGHSDSYKKDKGMQVTIAFNHFGEGLVQRMPRCRHGYFHVVNNDYTQWQMYAIGGSAAPTINSQGNRFYAPNDRNSKEVTKHEDAPRSSWRRWNWRSSGDLMLNGAFFTPSGAGASSSYAKASSLSAKSSSLVGSITAGAGSLRCRKGRRC; from the exons ATGGCTCCTCCATTAATGTCTCTTTTAACACTATTctttgcttctcttcttcttcctgccCCAAGCTTCATCTCCTCCTCACCACTTCAAGATCCTGAATTAGTAGTACAAGAAGTACAAGA GAGCATCAATGCATCGAGGAGGGAACTGGGTTTTCTCTCGTGTGGGACGGCCAATCCTATCGACGATTGTTGGCGGTGCGACCCGGATTGGGAGAAGAACCGGAAACGGTTGGCGGAGTGTGGAATCGGGTTTGGCAAGCGAGCAATCGGCGGCCGGGACGGGAGGCTTTATGTAGTGACGGATCCGAGTGACAATGATCCAGTGAACCCAAGACCAGGTACGCTCAGATACGGTGTCGTACGAGATGAGCCACTCTGGATCGTCTTCGCAGGTGACATGGTGATCAAGTTAAAACAGGAGTTGATCATGAATTCGTTCAAGACAATCGACGGTCGAGGATCGAACGTACACATTGCTGGTGGGCCGTGCATTACGATTCAGTACGTGACGAACATAATAATACATGGGATTAATATACATGATTGTAAGAGAGGAGGGAATGCTTACGTGAGGGACTCTCCAAGTCATTATGGGTGGAGGACAGTATCGGACGGTGATGGTGTGTCCATCTTTGGAGGAAGCCATGTTTGGATTGATCATTGTTCTTTGTCAAATTGTAATGACGGTCTGATTGATGCAATCCATGGATCAACGGCTATTACTATCTCTAACAATTACATGACACATCATAATAAGGTCATGCTGTTAGGGCATAGTGATAGTTATAAGAAGGATAAGGGTATGCAAGTCACAATTGCTTTCAATCATTTTGGAGAAGGCCTTGTTCAAAGAATGCCCAG ATGCAGGCATGGCTACTTTCATGTGGTGAACAATGACTACACACAATGGCAAATGTATGCAATTGGTGGTAGTGCTGCTCCTACAATTAATAGCCAAGGCAATAGATTTTATGCTCCCAATGACAGAAACAGCAAGGAG GTGACAAAACATGAGGATGCACCAAGGAGTTCATGGAGGAGATGGAATTGGAGGTCGTCTGGAGATTTGATGTTGAATGGTGCATTTTTCACACCATCAGGTGCAGGAGCTTCGTCTAGCTACGCCAAGGCATCGAGCCTTAGCGCGAAATCATCTTCGCTTGTGGGTTCAATCACTGCTGGTGCTGGTTCACTGCGTTGCAGGAAGGGAAGGCGTTGCTGA